In the Calditrichota bacterium genome, one interval contains:
- a CDS encoding threonylcarbamoyl-AMP synthase — MERLLINPKNPQGRLIRRAAAVLEDGGVVCYPTDTVYGIGCDIFHKKAIERIYRMKGKGHKDPLSFICPNLQGIAQYAHVSDHAYRIMRRLLPGPYTVVLPATRLVPKMMMSNRKTVGIRVPDNRICLMLLEEFGKPIVSTSASLPGGEILHDPDEIAEALAPHIDLFLDCGPLGLEPSTVVDLTGEEPVVLRQGKGPIDLLV, encoded by the coding sequence ATGGAACGCCTGCTCATCAATCCCAAGAACCCGCAGGGGAGGCTCATCCGGCGCGCGGCAGCCGTGTTGGAAGATGGCGGGGTAGTCTGCTACCCCACGGACACGGTGTACGGGATCGGGTGCGACATCTTCCACAAGAAGGCCATCGAGCGGATCTACAGAATGAAGGGCAAGGGGCACAAGGACCCCTTGAGCTTCATCTGCCCCAACTTGCAGGGCATCGCCCAGTACGCGCACGTCTCCGACCACGCCTATCGCATCATGCGCCGGCTCCTGCCTGGCCCCTACACGGTCGTTCTCCCGGCCACGCGCTTGGTGCCCAAGATGATGATGTCGAACCGCAAGACCGTGGGCATCCGTGTGCCAGACAACCGCATCTGCCTGATGCTATTGGAAGAGTTCGGGAAGCCCATCGTCAGCACCAGTGCCTCTTTGCCTGGCGGCGAGATTCTCCATGATCCCGATGAAATTGCCGAAGCGCTCGCTCCCCACATTGACCTTTTCTTGGACTGCGGCCCGCTGGGACTGGAGCCTTCGACTGTGGTGGACTTGACCGGTGAAGAGCCGGTGGTATTGCGCCAGGGCAAGGGGCCCATTGACCTGCTGGTCTGA